The DNA region ACACCGGGTGACTACTCACACCTGCAGCTCGTCTGCTCATCTGCCTCAAGTTAAAAACCCTGGGCTCAACTCGACTCATTGCCAGATTATTGTGCCTACTGAAGTGGTAGATACTATCGGCTGCTCCTAACATTTGTTAGAGTTTTGTTCTAGTAGTGTTTTACTAGTGGATCCTAActgatttttctctcctgttgtcCAGATTCTCACCGGTgtcatctcctccagtctgctctcctcacagacaacacaaccacTCATCCGCCTGCCTACAGAACCAGCTACTCCATAGTCTCCTCCATGCCGTCATTACCAGCCATCCACCTTTCCCAAACCctgcaataaaacctcaaatCCTTCAGCTTTGCTGctgtgtctgcttttgggtcTGGATACAAACCGTAACAAGATATTCTTAAAGAGGCCCGTAATCAACCTGTATTCAACCCTTAATAAAGCAGAAAAGCTGTGACACTTTACTGCCTGAACCCTTGGTtacttactttttttatttgtaattattttcgTAATCTCTTCTTGTTATatatatccttttttttcttcttcccccatttgtttcatttatttttatttttattcatcaacAGCTCTTCTTGAGAGTTCTGACCagcatcctaaatatcatcgtCATTGTCATTAAGTTCGttggtgttcataaagagctgggtctttagcttttccttaaagatgcaaagggactctgcagattgaatggcacaagggagtgtagacctggatggatcatctgcaggggtttgatagtgcatgcaGGAAGACCTGCCTAAGGAGTTGCAATAGTTAATGCGTATTATCAAACTAGTACCTGGACCATTACCTTGATGTATGTATGACAGGGGTACAAAAGATTACACTGTAGCCTCTAAATAATTACATGATACATTGTGGGCTGCAACCTAAAATGTACCCTTAATTGTAATGCCCTTCCCTTCTGTATGTTCAATTTCATGTTTATGAAGTTTTGGTATTAGTAACGGTGTGCAATGCATCTTGTTTACAGTATGACAGGTATGGCATGGTGGTTGGTGCGCTTGCCCCATGTCCAGAGACTGTGGTCCTCGAGGGCAGGCAGCCCTATGACTCTATTCCTGCATCTCTTTCCCCActgtttctctccctgatttcttgACCATGTCCACTGTCCTTTcattaaataaaggcataaaaagcccaatatagatctttaaagagttttatgtgtatatatataaatacagttTACAAAGTGACTCACCTGTACACTTGAACTTCCCTGTAAGAACACAACCTCTTTGAAATCTTGAAGAATACTCAGGTACTTCTTGTCAGTGTACTCGTAGCGATGTCCAAACACAAGGCAGTTGATAATGTTGGACACAGCACTGATTATCAGTGGCTGAGCATTCATAGGCTGTCCTGTCAGGTAAAGAGAAAATGTAGAGAGTCGTGAAAAAGAAGACACAGACcttatttaaatatgtatttaagtCACTGCTCTGCCAAGTTGTCAATAAGCTTGTAATAATAGATTATCATCAGGTTGATACCAGATGTGTTATATGGTTTATGATCCTTTGTTGcttggttttgtgtgtgtcaaagtTTAAAGATAATGTTTACCACAAGATTATTTAATAATAACTAAAGACAAAGGGAGGAAAACAGGACTACAAGACTAGTTCAGGATTGTATTCTTGTCAGTTGCtgctatgatttttttattgcctTTGTGATTGGCAAAAGCCTCAGTGAGATATTGGCTCTCCTGCTGGATGGATGGCTCCAGGGTCTTCTTGCCCACTCCAAAGTTCCTGAGAGTGTGAAGAGCGAatctcctctgttgcttccATGGATTGCTGTTTGACATCACCAGACCTtttagagacacacaaacacattatacTGAACACATTAAGGAATAAGAATTTAACAACAAGCTCGATGGCAATATATGCATAAATACAACCAGTCACGCAATGCAAACGCAGTACCCTTGTCCCCCATCATTGCACAAAAAATAGGTATGACGGGGCGATCGACATAGTCCTCCCCTTTTTGGACCAGGGCCTCTCTCACAAGCTTGTATCCATTGATGACGACAACTCTTCCACCAAAGAGCCGCAGGCTGAAAATCTTTCCATATTTCTCTGCAAACTGAGAACACAGAGCAGACAGGTGTTCAGGTGGAACTGTGACACCACAAACACTCACCCGGCTGTTGTGACAAGTGAATAAGTTATGCACTAATAGTTTAGAATAACTTCTACTAAATTCTTAATAAGGAAACGTAACAGAATCAATCTTGTGATTATTATTCCTTTTTTCCAGGTATTTTTATGGTCATAAACAAAGCCAACATGTCTGAAATAACTTACTGACACGTAAAGACTTTCATGACGATGCAGTTTTGATGTTTGAGTAAGCTAAAAGTTTGGTTTTATGAACAATAAATGTGCTAGCAGACAAGCCCATGCTAGGTGCCATAGATCAACCTGTAGTTACACCATATGAAGTGTGTGCTGTACTTGTCTTATTGTCTTATTTAATAGATGTGTACTGCCTTGTGTTCTCATGCACTTTAATGAGTTTGTTGAGCGTTTAAGACTTGTCTCGATAGAAGAGCGTGAGAAAATTAAGCATTTAGTTCTTATAGTATTTGGATCCATATGTATGAGTTCTGctgatttttgtgttttgatgttgtttgggttctaatgatgtttgggttcttatgatggttggttTCTGATGATGTTTGGGTTTTGATTATTTGTTTGGGTTCCGATGATGTTGGTGTTATTATAATGTTTTGGTTCtgctgatgtttgggttcttatgatgctCAGATTTTTAGGATGTTTGggtttttatgttgtttgtgttattatGATATTCTGGTTTTGATAATGTTCGTGTTCTGATAATGTTTGGGTTCTAATGGTGTTCAGGTTCTTATGATGTCTGAGTTCTGCTGATTTTTGGGTTCTGATGTTTGTctggttttttggggggttctGCTGACCGTTGGGTTCTATTGGTGTTcaggttcttatgatgtttgggttctaaTAGGTCTAATAATTTGTCCGCGTTCTTatgtgatgtttgggttctgatgtgggtctggtttttgtttgggttctgctgactgttgggttcttatgatgtttgggttctaaTGGTGTTcaggttcttatgatgtttggattctgctgattctcatgatgtttgggttcttatgatgtttggaTTCTGCTGATTCTTATGATGTTcaggttcttatgatgtttggattctgctgattctcatgatgtttgggttcttatgatgtttggaTTCTGCTGATTCTTATGATGTTcaggttcttatgatgtttggaTTCTGCTGATTCTTATGATGTtcgggttcttatgatgtttggattctgctgattctcatgatgtttgggttcttatggtGTTcaggttcttatgatgtttgaGTTCTTATGGTGTTcaggttcttatgatgtttgggttctaaTAGGCCTAATTATTTGTCCACAGTATTATATGTGACGCGTTCCATCAAAATGAGTCGGATGTCGCAGCGGCCCGTTTGTGTAAAAACACGTTTTTACAAGAAAATACGATTTTgggctgttttcagtttttatatgTTTCTAATTAAATAAAGTCTCAGCTTTAATACAATGTCAAAATTAATgtaaaattcaaatgataaatatCGCTAGcattcataaaacaaaacaggtgTCAGATTTCAAAACGCCGGCTAGCGTCTTTGTGTGTTATCGGTCAGAGCGGCATCTGTTTAGACAGACACGGAGACAGATTGACAGCCTAGACAAAATGAATTCGCGCGAAGACGACATTgctctcactgtcatcactctcctgctcctcccagagcgcgtcatgtgtgttgacatttaaagggacaggcgaacaattagagctgcgctctgaatactagaccccgaatataagacgacttgactttttcggacctatttcgatggggaaaaaggctgtcttatattcggaccaatacggtaattGTTTAAAATAGTCATATTAAATACTCTTATATATTATTATTCCCACTCCTTATAAATCATCAAATTCAACGACTTTTCAAGGACTTTCCAGGCCCAATTCCCTCTAATTCAAGGACCCAACAAGGCATAGTTTGAGACACGGATCAAGGTTAATTACTGTTACAACACTGAGAATTTTTACAATGAGAACTAGCAGGCTTTATAGAACAACTATTAAAAAGCGAGAGAGGCTTGAATGTGTAAACACTTCTCAATTGTGCTGTGTTACTGTGATGGCAGGCTATGTGGCCTATTGACGAACGTTAAGTAACAGAAATTATCAAAAGAATGAGTGAATTTCTATTCTtgtacaaaatatataaattcaAGCACTTTCAATGACCCATGTCAAAAACTTTCAAGGccttgattattatttttgcaagGATTTCAAGGACCTGTGGGAACCTGTATTATAGTAAATAACACTATATCAGATTATATTGTAcataattgtttttaatgattggATGTGTTatcaaattatttattaatttcttGCACAGCAACTTTTATTACCTGTCTTATTCTATtttagcttgtttttattttctataatcTGGGCTctttaatgatatttttttctaattgtaTTTAAGTCCTtttatgtgtttctgtgcaCTTTGTCACAAtgctttggatgttttatgtaaagcactttgaattgaattgattgtttataaatgtatttcaattcATTTGGAAAATGGCGGAATTTTGATTGCTATCTTTAGTGCCCTTTATCTCAAAAACAAGGTTTGGTGACagtcaattcaatttcaattttatttgtatagcgtcaactcataacaagtgttatctcaagacactttacaaaaagcaggtaaaataccttactctctgtctgttaacattacaaaagagcaggtaaaaagaccttactcattgttatgttacaaagatccggcctatgcatcatgagcactttagcaaagcagcaaaagttacagtggtaagaaaaaactgccttattaaaaggcattTGACATTTGGAAGACTGTATCTCGTAGAATATCTGGAGTAGAAAAATAATTTTGGTATTGCCATAAAGCTGAGACTTTCCTCTTTACAGCCATacagaaaactcaaaatatGTTTCTGGGTTAAAGTGAATGATGGAGCAGGTCACatatgatgtttgggttctaTTGTGGGTCTggtttttgtttgggttctAATGTTGGGGTTTTGTGGTTGTTGGTTGGGTGTCTTATCCGTGGGATGCTTTGTTGTCGtggtgttttgttcatttttgggTTCTTATgcttgtgttattattattgattgaaTGAAGGGACTTTAAATcttgttaaaatgtcaaattcatGCAGGACCTACGGTACATgtgattcattatttaaataagaacatttattttttatatacgTTTCCcgtcaaaaaaaacacacaattctATATGAAATTGTTGCAAAACAGAATACAGAAAACTGCAAATGAATGCACATGTAATAGTAACCATTAGGATGGTTTTGCAAACTGATTGTTATTGTGTATCTTCCCTGAGCCTCTGGGGCTCAGGAGAAGGGAAATCACTGCTTGAAAGTGATGATTATCTAAATTTAACATTTGAACTTTGTCTAAAGCTGCTGAATAGCAAAcctttaatagatttttttttcttgtgaattCTTCGTTCCTCATCCACAGTAATCATGTTTATTGCTGACATTATTTTACACGAAGAAAGTGCAAAACAAAGTCAGTCAGGAAAGAGTAATATTTAATTTTAGAAAGTgttcaaatgtgaaaaaaaggtcTATATTTAAATTTTATATTTCAATGATCAGATGTTTCACTGAACAGTGATGTATGAATGGCCTCTACAAACCTCTGAGAGCTGCACGTGGATCCTGCTGGCTTTGATGCGATGAAGGTCTCCGATCAATGGGAGAGCCCACGGTCCAGGAGGAAAGTTTGATGGGACTCTGTTCTTCAAAATATCAGCcaacagcacaaaaacacacagaaatatcaCAATACTTATTCCGTCCATCCACTCAAATCCAAGCAGACTTTTTATGGCCTCCATCTGTTGACTTTTAGTTGTCTGCTTATTTACAGTGCATCAAGGACTGAAGAGAGTTAAGTCCGCACAGGTTAAAAGTTAAATCAAGAAGAAACGTTATACGATAGGTTGATATCAAATTATCCTTTCCTGCTTGTGCTtgtttccttcaaaataaaagcacagcaCAGGAAAACAGTGTGCATTCATCCTTCAGtgacaaaaacttttttttttacaaagcatgggaaaaatttacattttggaaaacactTTAAGGTTTTATAAATTAAAGTTACACAAGCAAGCAAAATGTTTACCAACGACAAAAActaatttacaagatgtgaaacacttttaggAGCCCTGAGACAAATTCACATCTGGCAGAACActtttggtaaatggacttgagatggtatgcaggctgcaggagctggggatcaaaccccagaccttccagttgagacactaccgactctaccactgagccacagtatTTAATATCAAGTAATGTTCAACAGTGTTCTTGATACTTattgaatgaaacctttattaaACATAAGTCACTCCAGTTGAATATAATTTGAAAAGTCTGAAGCTAGAAGGAGCTTCCTGTCCAAAGATCAATGATGCTaaatgtcagagctgtgttGCGAAACACAACTTGACTTTTAGCCTGTATTTCTGAGTACACAGGACAAGGCAGATACCTTTTGTTCACACTGCACTTTGTATTGCTGGCTTAATTTTGTTTATATTATCTAATCAGAGTCTAAAGTCACTCAAGTGCAGATTGGGTTTGACCATTAAGGTGTGTTAGATAATATGACTGGGCTGTGATTGATGTTTTTTCAGTAGTGATTGCCATATTATTATTTTGGTCTTTCATGATAATATGTTATTTCTACATTTGTCCGTGAGAAAGGCCTGTTTTGACAAGGGAAAGTAGGCGTGGCTGCTGCAAGTTGTGTAACCATGCTCCTCTTTGTACAGTCAGATTGTTTTACCCTAATCTCAACCTGTTCAAAAATGTATagagcaggggtctccaaccttttttcatctgagagttactttcaaaaaaatgaaagggctacttgcatcaaatcgcttgcatttatttacatagctAAACTGAATTAAGCTACTGTTTGTAGAcgtgtgaaattgcaataagccaatgcttatcaataatcttaaattcacatcaatgtccaagaaaacattagtacttcatacttgtttttatgggccaaatatatgaatagtgggaagaggtgcatttaccgtcgtcagatttttatttttatttttcacacagtcggtcaacctataGGCGAGCTACTGAAAAACCTGCCCATGAGCTACCAGTAGCTcccgagctacctgttggagacccctggtATAGAGTGTAGTCGCTGAGTGAGTAGACCATCTGTTTATCAATATTTGACAGGAATTTGTAAACCATAAGTGCTTCAAGTTAGAACATAGGAAgtcttcctcctgctgctggccTCTCTCATTTTAACAATGCGGCTTTATGATTTTTTACTGAGTTTAGACCTCAAGGGGCTATTTctgtttcttattattttcttcataaTAGCAGACTACCTCAAAAACTGGAATCCTCCTAATTTTCCTCCAGGACCATgggcaaaaattcaaagtccgcggaaacgcggcttctcctacgtcctcctgttagctgtagcattagctgcatgtaacgcttggttctagcccccctcaaaaaaaaattgccagtgtgacgtcttgtcagtgtgatatcactgatctaagcccattggcttgttgtggcaagccctgcagctcatgttgcgcgcctgttaacttctgtagcactcccatgatatgctgtagcctgcggttgcacagtagtgctaaggtgctaatgtttttgctccccggccctcAGAGCCAAAGTgactgcattcccaatatggtgaaaggggcgtgacatttccgagaaccgtgctgagcggcTGACCAATCACAACAGAGCCGAcaaatcagatcagacttggcacacgtggggaccatagactgtaaaaataatggacgggacaaggtccccggtctagtgaagcttttatttttagagctccccctactgactggctgcagtataggtcataaaccccgcctcctcaatgataacagacgggatgtgggtcaaactgtaaagctaaaatactcgtcacataatttttttccaaacataaactctgctgtgatcattagttattatcaccctacattgtgttcaagtgctcatttttctgtgaagtttgttttaaataagttatttgaggttgaaaaacaggattttacgtcatatttgacgatgattgacagccgccgatcttgcgtagctctctttgtgaatagcaaaagttacgtagtgaaggaaagctgagacgccattgaatttttccgttcagttttttcgtctttttggagctggcaaaatgagttgttctgcagtaaactgttctaaccgacctgtgggagctaagggatctttgcagttttttcggtaagtaaaaaagtgatttatgtgtcattggttaaagtttttatctagctagctaacacataagcagtctaaggttagctgaaatgttgtaaagctaggttacttatccggcatgatttatctttttattttattttattaaatgagcaaacctaataactgacatgctatgtttcttgatattgttatatcgttattgtgattgaaattgtatttaaaaccaagaatcgtaataaaaaatccgctcatagatgcggttcattgactgtacagttattttacagtaaaaataaatttgTCTAGTAAAGTCTCAAAAGTATctaggacaaaaacaaagtcacataattgtaatctggcctgcatcattactaatgtgtacatgtttacagtctgagtgataagtgggctatagcgagagtaacaggttttactttcaccgtgcaggctgaaattcaaagtactatatatatatactgtatatacctcgtatacgagggtagaatatttctctatgtatccagataaaactaaaggtaagctctgatttaatataactgttactgatttaagagactaaccgaaacgtgaacgcaaacatcaacaaccggcggtggtgtaatgtaatattaaccgagcatcatgctgcttaaacgtgataaatattctgcattgtcttccacacaccaattcaacagtcataagttgatcatattgtaaatttaatgacactcattgagaaattgttctaaaaattgacaaaacctgacaaacattgcggtgattgtgactgtgtctgtatttaacacctttgaaaagaaggtgttaatgcaggagaccagtgttacacacaacatgctgctgttattgtagttaggaggagacataggcacaacaaaagaagacataaagatcacgtttttccccacacatgttaatatgttttaaatgtcatgcatttatttttgatttcgcttcaataatggttaacgaagagaaacaccatgattaaactacaggctattgttgcctttttatagccaaagaaaactgaacattcacagcctctgtattcaaaagaatttcaacattgacatttatgtcgtcctatttccctcttttcaccaacattatattttatattttttattggcacctcaccaataaaatactattttatattttataattttactctccaaaggcatatgagcatgtgcgtgacaactttaacaaagctttaccacacagtcacaccatctgcacagctgatccaggatttactgtagcatcttttacagcactaaaaggtcatgtacaggcaaacagagagaagggaaaagaaacaatctgtgctctcaaataacaaagcagtctcaaatctttttgaggaattacagctacattttttttactttgcatacagtacatcctctgataaataaagtgaagtactttgattacatttctgtggtgttcctgtaggtaaccatgatgcagccaaatcaatgcccaaaggaaacagcagtccagactctaaTTCCAGCTCCGTTGAGGTTCTGTATGGAAGCaattagtgatcagaattcaaatgataaagctaatttgaaaattcaaatgcattaacagaaatgctttttaattaatcatcttttttttttgagtcaaataatacacccatattctgaaattaaaaagcatttctgttaatgcatttgaattttcaaattagctttatcatttgaattctgatcactaattGCTTCCAtagttctgcacacaaattggctgtctgattatatgagaatatttaacattagtttaattcatcaggctggcccatgtgatgacagtttacaataatcttcaatagaaagtggcaggaacacttttgtcttaaaacataaattcataaagcggatcatattattggattcatcctGTCTAattatatgttttgtttttcctcataaatagttatcctgtcataaaaacaaactttagaacctgaagtttaaCAGAACCTGAGAACaaatctgatttc from Labrus bergylta chromosome 6, fLabBer1.1, whole genome shotgun sequence includes:
- the LOC109998608 gene encoding cytochrome P450 2J4-like isoform X3 → MEAIKSLLGFEWMDGISIVIFLCVFVLLADILKNRVPSNFPPGPWALPLIGDLHRIKASRIHVQLSEFAEKYGKIFSLRLFGGRVVVINGYKLVREALVQKGEDYVDRPVIPIFCAMMGDKGLVMSNSNPWKQQRRFALHTLRNFGVGKKTLEPSIQQESQYLTEAFANHKGQPMNAQPLIISAVSNIINCLVFGHRYEYTDKKYLSILQDFKEVVFLQGSSSVQIYNTFPWLMKWLPGSHNKILTMFKRIVDFVEIKVKEHRDSLDPSSPRDYIDCFLTEMGERDEKDSSFDIENLCSCTLDLFGAGTETTTTTLHWGLLYMIYYPQIQERVQAEIDAVIGSSRAPSLNDKEDMPYTNAVVHEIQRMANIIPLNVARMATKDTTLDKYTIPKGTIIMPTLNSVLHDETMWETPHSFNPQHFLDRDGQFRKREAFLPFSAEVFFLCS